One segment of Anopheles stephensi strain Indian chromosome 3, UCI_ANSTEP_V1.0, whole genome shotgun sequence DNA contains the following:
- the LOC118512874 gene encoding transcription factor 25: MSYRILRKLQGNAELEIKEQIDEVSDGGDADYDTNSTSSQNRNNSKKQLNINRYDLLNQQQSLSESEVKEDDNDETEKDIADGPVSMHLAGEAKKRKKKKKKKTGKYISSSARRSSEDNADIEDEFTRTVKEVDKLFGNFPRDSDQHHHHHHHHHPHHHQHAERVIGGDGKPVGGPVVSGLSAKSLLNVQHKNLNPQYEMKRMFGSKVVGDQQNKRRNARGASRLQKSTYLVNPKDSWPPVGKSGIYMNLVQVPDPTTSTSATGPKAIFDKNVIYFAFEHSPSYRQVQQKFLDAVESMDSENIIHIINQYPYHVDSLIQLSELCKMTDDHAMASELIERALLALESSFHTMFSLTQGNCRLDYRRQENRALFITLFKHSQHLESRACSRTALEVAKLILSFDPVNDPLAMILVVDYYAIRAKQYEWLVTLYEEWDATNNLSQLPNMAYSYAMALFHLKRPEAADKALQYALLMFPGVLRPLMDELSIQADSRVAGHNYFGPGAYNKSLVALQQLMSLYVCRSKLVWRDAELLPWLERNVNAVLDRVDAKEDVIAEYATKRSQRYANPPRQVLRHIVLSDFKEKVPLAQFIKKESDPMLMYDPLPPLDSINIYSRPTVTSSNSRLSNDPLHLFFQSLLPNFNAQAPSAPAPAAAQQPQPAQQANNAVAAGAAAAGPAAAPAGGAAAAAAAGAPDWDLGSMGAYSTTLVTIVEAMREFLSGIRALERPNDADVDEAESSEEDEPNDFLM; this comes from the exons ATGTCGTATCGCATTCTGCGCAAGCTGCAGGGCAATGCAGAGCTGGAGATAAAGGAACAGATCGATGAGGTGTCGGATGGTGGCGATGCCGATTACGAcaccaacagcaccagcagtcagaaccgcaacaacagcaagaagCAACTCAACATCAATCGATACGATCTG CTAAACCAGCAACAGTCGCTCTCCGAAAGCGAGGTAAAGGAGGACGATAACGATGAAACGGAAAAGGACATAGCGGATGGGCCGGTCAGCATGCATCTGGCCGGGGAGGCAAAGAagcgcaagaagaagaagaagaagaagacgggcAAATACATCTCCAGCTCGGCACGGCGCAGCAGCGAGGACAATGCCGACATTGAGGATGAGTTTACGCGCACGGTAAAGGAGGTGGACAAGCTGTTTGGCAATTTCCCGCGTGATTCGgatcaacaccatcatcatcaccatcatcaccatccgcaccaccaccagcatgcTGAAAGGGTGATCGGTGGTGATGGGAAGCCGGTAGGGGGACCGGTGGTTTCCGGGCTGTCCGCCAAATCGTTGCTGAACGTGCAGCATAAAAATCTGAACCCGCAGTACGAGATGAAGCGCATGTTCGGCAGCAAGGTCGTCGGAGATCAACA GAACAAACGACGCAATGCTCGCGGTGCATCACGGCTGCAAAAATCCACCTACCTGGTGAACCCGAAAGACTCCTGGCCTCCGGTCGGCAAGTCCGGCATCTACATGAACCTGGTGCAGGTACCGGACCCGACCACCTCCACGTCCGCCACCGGTCCGAAAGCGATCTTCGACAAGAACGTCATCTACTTCGCGTTCGAGCACAGTCCCTCGTACCGGCAGGTGCAGCAAAAGTTTCTCGACGCCGTCGAGAGCATGGACTCGGAGAACATCATACACATCATCAACCAGTACCCGTACCACGTCGATTCGCTTATCCAGCTGAGCGAGCTGTGCAAAATGACGGACGATCACGCGATGGCATCGGAACTGATCGAACGCGCTCTGCTCGCCCTCGAGTCGTCCTTTCACACGATGTTTAGCCTCACGCAAGGCAACTGCCGGTTGGACTATCGGCGGCAGGAAAATCGTGCCCTGTTCATCACGCTCTTCAAACACTCGCAGCACCTAGAGTCGCGGGCATGCTCACGGACCGCGCTGGAGGTGGCCAAACTGATCCTCTCGTTCGATCCCGTCAACGATCCGCTGGCGATGATCCTGGTCGTGGACTATTATGCGATACGGGCGAAACAGTACGAGTGGTTGGTGACGCTGTACGAAGAATGGGACGCCACGAACAACTTGTCCCAGCTACCGAACATGGCATACTCGTACGCGATGGCTCTGTTCCATTTGAAGCGCCCGGAAGCGGCCGATAAAGCGCTGCAGTACGCGCTGCTAATGTTTCCGGGCGTTTTGCGTCCGCTGATGGATGAGCTGTCGATACAGGCGGATAGTCGGGTGGCCGGGCATAACTACTTTGGGCCGGGAGCGTACAATAAATCGCTCGTAGCACTTCAGCAGCTGATGTCGCTGTACGTTTGCCGGTCGAAGTTGGTGTGGCGCGATGCGGAACTGTTGCCATGGTTGGAGCGAAATGTGAACGCGGTGCTGGATCGGGTGGATGCCAAAGAGGACGTTATTGCAGAGTATGCAACAAAGCGGAGTCAAAG GTATGCGAATCCACCGAGGCAAGTGCTGCGCCATATTGTGCTGTCGGATTTCAAGGAAAAGGTGCCGCTGGCTCAGTTCATAAAGAAGgaaagtgatccgatgctgaTGTACGATCCGCTGCCTCCGCTAGACTCCATCAATATTTACTCCAG ACCTACGGTAACGTCGAGCAACAGTCGCCTTTCGAACGATCCGCTGCATCTTTTCTTTCAATCACTGCTTCCGAACTTTAACGCTCAAGCACCATCTGCTCCAGCTCCGGCTGCTGCCCAACAACCACAACCGGCGCAACAGGCTAAtaatgctgttgctgcaggtGCCGCTGCTGCCGGTCCCGCTGCTGCAcccgctggtggtgctgctgccgccgccgccgccggtgCCCCTGACTGGGATCTGGGAAGCATGGGCGCATACAGCACCACGCTCGTCACGATCGTGGAAGCGATGCGCGAGTTCCTGTCCGGCATTCGTGCGCTCGAGCGACCAAACGATGCGGACGTGGACGAGGCGGAAAGCAGCGAAGAGGACGAACCGAACGATTTTCTGATGTAA
- the LOC118512875 gene encoding nedd8-activating enzyme E1 regulatory subunit codes for MSSPAPKSPELSDKSRKYDRQIRLWGEHGQTVLENAQICLIHATALGTEILKGIVLPGIGGFTIVDHRPVTEEDVGCNFFLDLDSVGQPRAKRCMQLLQELNPDVNGDYVDEHVEQLIDGQPDFFRTFDVVVATSISERTIVRLSNVLWEQNIPLIVARSVGFYGVARLQLREHCIIETHPDNKQTDLRLEHPFEELKKHMAATEITNKVPWLVVLYKLLQEWVTAHDGRYPTTYREKSELRELIRSKMDGEQENFEEAIKAVNSSFGGGKPSAAVREILEDDRCVNVNTESNAFWIMARALKDFVDNEGKGLLPVPGVLPDMTADTNSYIGLQTVYRNQAAHDAEIVFRRSRQLLKELNKPNDLITDKDVRLFCREAANIAVVRGTKITDEFDKGYHRSSHIASVLETPNSLMGHYIVLRALDRFQADYGCLPGECEAESDTTGMKSIAAKMLSEWGIGTPLSDDLAYEICRYGGAEIHSISAYLGGCIAHELIKLVTRQYRPFDNTFIYDGSTSQTETYKL; via the exons ATGTCTTCACCTGCACCGAAATCGCCTGAGCTGTCGGACAAAAGCCGTAAATACGATAGGCAGATCAG GCTCTGGGGTGAGCATGGCCAGACGGTGCTGGAAAACGCACAAATCTGTCTCATCCATGCAACGGCCCTCGGTACCGAGATACTGAAGGGCATAGTACTGCCCGGCATCGGTGGTTTTACGATTGTGGACCATCGGCCCGTCACCGAGGAAGATGTGGGGTGCAATTTTTTCCTCGATCTCGACTCCGTTGGTCAACCGCGCGCGAAACGATGCATGCAGCTGCTCCAGGAGCTAAACCCGGATGTGAACGGAGATTACGTCGACGAGCACGTTGAACAGCTGATCGATGGACAGCCGGATTTTTTCCGCACCTTTGACGTGGTGGTTGCAACGTCCATTAGCGAGCGCACTATTGTGCGGCTGTCGAATGTGCTGTGGGAGCAGAACATTCCGCTGATAGTGGCAAGATCGGTCGGGTTTTACGGTGTGGCCAGGTTGCAGTTGCGCGAACATTGCATCATCGAAACGCATCCGGATAACAAACAGACGGACCTACGGTTAGAGCATCCGTTCGAGGAATTGAAGAAACATATGGCGGCAACGGAGATTACGAACAAGGTGCCGTGGTTGGTTGTGCTTTACAAATTGCTGCAAGAATGGGTAACCGCGCACGACGGGCGCTATCCAACGACGTACCGTGAAAAGTCGGAACTGCGGGAACTGATACGTTCGAAGATGGATGGAGAGCAGGAGAATTTCGAGGAAGCTATTAAGGCGGTCAATTCAAGCTTCGGTGGAGGAAAACCATCGGCCGCGGTGCGCGAGATACTAGAAGATGACCGATGTGTAAATGTTAACACCGAG AGCAACGCATTCTGGATCATGGCACGCGCGTTGAAAGATTTTGTAGACAACGAAGGCAAAGGTTTGCTACCAGTACCCGGCGTTCTGCCCGACATGACAGCCGATACGAACTCGTACATTGGCCTACAAACGGTGTACCGCAATCAGGCCGCACACGATGCCGAGATCGTGTTCCGCCGCTCGCGGCAACTCCTGAAGGAGCTGAACAAACCGAACGATCTCATCACCGACAAAGACGTTCGATTGTTTTGTCGCGAAGCGGCCAACATTGCAGTCGTGCGCGGTACAAAAATTACGGACGAGTTCGATAAAGGTTACCACCGTTCGTCACACATTGCCAGCGTGCTGGAAACGCCCAACTCGCTCATGGGCCACTACATTGTGCTGCGTGCATTGGACCGGTTTCAGGCGGACTACGGTTGTTTGCCGGGTGAGTGTGAAGCAGAGTCCGACACGACCGGTATGAAGAGTATTGCGGCGAAGATGTTGAGCGAGTGGGGCATCGGAACACCGCTGAGCGACGATCTGGCGTACGAGATATGTCGGTACGGTGGGGCAGAAATACATAGCATCTCGGCGTACCTGGGAGGGTGCATTGCACACGAGCTGATAAAGCTGGTGACGAGACAGTACCGGCCGTTCGATAATACGTTCATCTACGATGGTTCGACGTCGCAGACGGAAACCTATAAGTTATAA
- the LOC118512877 gene encoding syntaxin-7, producing MSYASFDNNATTGSSNITSEADFQKTAQIVVASIQKILQNVSSMQRMVNQFGTAQDSPELKQQLHQIRSYTQQLINDTTNQLNDLVNCKERHLKIQRDRLVDEFSSALNAFQAVQRKTVDLEKNAVRQARQASGAATTLNKPPGGSHHSSMGSNYNNNHSSNSGGGGGSMFEDNFITGSRGQTQEQLQEEIDLQALEDQERTIRELEENIVSVNEIYKKLGALVYEQSHQVDSIEASVEQTSVFVSEGVQQLKQASHYQNKARKKKLILALIAAAILAFIILIIILKH from the exons ATGAGTTACGCATCATTCGACAATAATGCCACCACGGGCAGTTCAAACATTACCAGCGAGGCAGACTTTCAGAAAACGGCCCAAATCGTGGTGGCCAGCATCCAGAAGATCCTGCAAAATG TCTCGTCAATGCAGCGGATGGTCAACCAGTTCGGTACGGCACAGGATTCGCCCGAGCTTAAACAACAACT CCATCAAATACGGTCCTACACACAGCAATTGATAAACGACACGACCAACCAGTTGAATGATTTGGTAAACTGTAAAGAGCGTCATCTAAAGATTCAGCGTGACCGGCTGGTGGACGAGTTTTCCAGCGCCCTGAACGCATTCCAGGCGGTGCAGCGAAAAACGGTTGATCTGGAAAAGAATGCCGTCCGGCAGGCGCGGCAAGCGAGCGGGGCGGCCACGACCCTAAACAAACCGCCCGGCGGTTCGCACCATTCGAGCATGGGCTCGaactacaacaacaaccacagctCGAacagtggtggcggtggtggatcGATGTTTGAGGATAATTTCATTACCGGATCGAGGGGACAGAcgcaggagcagctgcaggaGGAGATCGATTTGCAGGCGCTCGAGGATCAGGAACGAACGATCCGTGAGCTGGAG GAAAATATCGTTAGCGTTAATgaaatttacaaaaagctCGGTGCGCTGGTGTACGAACAAAGCCACCAGGTCGATTCGATTGAAGCGTCCGTGGAGCAGACGAGTGTCTTTGTGTCGGAGGGCGTGCAGCAGCTTAAACAGGCCAGCCACTATCAG AACAAAGCACGCAAGAAGAAGCTTATCCTGGCGCTGATAGCAGCCGCAATACTAGCGTTTATCATTCTCATCATTATTCTGAAGCATTAG
- the LOC118512876 gene encoding queuine tRNA-ribosyltransferase accessory subunit 2: MKFTLSSVTKCSGRLGVLGGLDRLPNLSLPTPAIIFHTKGGSIPHLSKEAFQHVHPEPAAVLHLSISNTLHMQEAVRASRMTIAEFIAQNSSATMLFPRDPSEVPIPGTPEKDLLPVYTRNGRRSISMEQYMTLVEAFRPDAYAPLYDGDTDGKSSKKREQKSFDRTEMFVEQCLEWHRKSDGLQASRLIGPVVGGYNEKLREKSIELLRKSDDLFAGYLIDGLHMNGPAVARLDGTAVLPIVENVCKALPEEKVRLCFGSYDPTLVLDLVTAGVDIFDTSYVYLKAAQEHRALVFSFDVSAPEQRHTTTELDTTDAQWAEDFGPLLAGCRCYTCTKHSRAYVHHLYNTREMLGPILLMMHNLHHYIEYFKAIRQHVQNDSLPELKKHLAGQKALPPYEPPKEADKVLVPAGEKETGVPVEEMDDKLHKKQRA; this comes from the exons ATGAAATTCACCCTAAGCAGCGTTACCAAATGTTCCGGCCGGTTAGGAGTGTTGGGTGGCCTGGACCGGTTGCCCAACCTGTCCCTTCCGACGCCGGCAATAATATTCCACACAAAG GGTGGCAGCATTCCTCACCTAAGCAAAGAAGCGTTCCAGCATGTCCACCCGGAACCGGCGGCCGTTCTGCATCTAAGCATTTCGAACACGCTCCACATGCAGGAAGCGGTCCGGGCAAGCCGTATGACGATTGCCGAATTTATCGCGCAAAACAGCTCTGCCACGATGCTGTTTCCTCGCGATCCAAGTGAGGTGCCCATTCCGGGCACACCGGAAAAGGATCTGCTTCCCGTGTACACCCGGAACGGTCGGAGAAGCATCAGCATGGAGCAGTACATGACGCTGGTGGAAGCGTTCCGGCCCGATGCGTACGCGCCCCTGTACGATGGCGATACGGATGGGAAGAGTTCGAAAAAGCGCGAACAGAAATCATTCGACCGGACGGAAATGTTTGTGGAACAGTGTCTGGAATGGCACCGGAAGTCGGACGGTTTGCAAGCGTCCCGCCTGATCGGTCCCGTCGTCGGTGGGTACAATGAAAAGTTGCGTGAAAAGTCCATTGAATTGTTGCGCAAGTCGGACGATCTGTTTGCGGGCTATTTAATCGATGGATTGCACATGAACGGGCCTGCGGTAGCACGGCTGGACGGAACGGCGGTATTACCGATCGTGGAAAACGTTTGCAAAGCCCTGCCAGAGGAGAAGGTTCGCCTCTGTTTCGGTTCGTACGATCCAACGCTTGTGCTGGACCTGGTTACGGCCGGGGTGGACATTTTCGATACGAGCTACGTTTATCTGAAAGCTGCCCAGGAACACCGGGCGCTGGTGTTTTCGTTCGATGTAAGCGCACCGGAGCAACGGCATACGACGACCGAGCTGGACACGACCGATGCGCAATGGGCGGAAGATTTTGGTCCGCTGCTGGCCGGTTGCCGGTGCTACACGTGCACCAAACATTCCCGGGCGTATGTGCACCATCTGTACAATACGCGTGAAATGCTTGGCCCCATTCTGCTTATGAT GCACAATTTGCACCACTACATCGAGTATTTCAAAGCGATCCGGCAACACGTGCAAAACGATAGCTTACCGGAGCTGAAGAAGCATTTGGCCGGGCAGAAGGCACTTCCACCGTATGAACCGCCGAAGGAGGCAGATAAAGTTCTGGTACCAGCTGGGGAGAAGGAAACCGGCGTTCCTGTTGAAGAAATGGACGATAAACTACACAAAAAGCAACGAGCGTAA